ATAATCTCTATAACttctatttcaattttattttattttctatttgtgtTTCATCAcccattttgttgacatttggtTTATGCTTGTACACTGTCATTTAGTGTTAGTAAATGGtgttaattattaaatattttgataTTATTATGGGTTTTTTCACATTCATATTTTGTTGCAGTCACCTGTTGCTCGGGGGGAGAAGAGGCCATGTGGCTTGTATCGATTGGCCATCAAAAGAGCTGATGTGTGAGATCAATGTGATGGAGTCCGTCAATGATGTCAAGTATGTCCAACACTTTTACAGCAGCACATACACCAGGAAACCTACAATGAGCATCCGTTTGGGCTGATTTCTTTACTCAGGTGGCTTCACAGTGAGGATATGTTTGCAGTGGCTCAAAAGAAGTGGCTGTACATCTACGACTCCAATGGGATAGAGCTTCACTGCATCCGGAAATTCAATGATGTCCTCCGTATGACGTTCCTTCCTTATCATTTCTTGCTGGCCACAGCGGTGAGTTCCtcactggccacggttacatgatgtatcttcattcagaattagttattctgaaaaaaaatcattcggaattaaagtgttctgctttgtgttcacAAGGAAacagtaattccaaattgaggtttacatggaaaactggtttatccggctttatttattttccgctttaggtctgggggttaggAGGGTTCCAATTAGACAGGGGGGAGAACATGACGCATTCatgtctatcgggaaaaacacacaacaaacctgtTATTGTTGGCTTCAACATAGAAGActacacatgagaactgttttcacttttattttgattttaggttTGAAGcggcagctcgacaataacacactttggtccgcGGAACGGAAGGGAGAGGAAATAAATAATCACCgttaaataaagcccagtaaaactctggaaaacaatcaccagaaAAAAATAGTTGCTGCCTGGttaagacagtagctctaacaacctgTACAATGAtgaacttggtgatattacagtctgtgcagcagtatggggacgcatttactccgtctcctgTTGAGGAGGGTTTGTGTCgatttttgtgcatctttatttttcttccattttcagcttccactatctcaggaactacatcacatatatagtaatacagctccacctacgcTCTTagaatttacaaaaatatttgcTATACtttctatctggtggacatgcatTACAAGTGGAAAAAGTAATAAACTCAATTTTAGCAAATTTGGTGCATATTGGTGGAACAACAGCTGagatatttcatttaaaatgtgatggcactagcattagccttacgttaacattagcctagcattagcactaagctagcattagcctaacattagcaatagcattaacctagcatgagcataaactataaaaaccattgcatcagaaaaacatttatttttgaaaacatatgaATTATGAACACAATTCTCATGTTCTAAATGTtctacaaattatttttttatgttacaagTGAaatactaataaacaataaattattataagacacagagacaagttgcaatgacctcatgtaaaggattttcaatattcacgagtggtgaaataacccaatgttggggtccaaaataaaaattgttttatatcccaagaaagagtaacatttatactataaattaaaaccgagatcagatttttttttcttgcattcccacatgcagttaagGGCCAATGAAaacggtaaaaaaaaagtatctttttggatttcaagacaccgtcacccaagaaccaatgcttatatgtgactaatcatcagtgatgtgaacagtctatgttcatagctcaaagctgatccaattacagggagctgaggcacaTGTAAAGTTTTTTGCTGAAGGCCCACACATGTTAAAGTCTGAAAACTTgactggcatgtccaccagatagaatgtatagcagatagtTTTGTATATACTGAGTAGGTGGAGCttttattactataccaaaagTCACTTTCCTATGTAGtttctgagatattggaagctgaaaaatAAGCCagcagaattttttgagaccgaagtctaagtgcgtgggatgtcctgaaaatttgttgaaatgacatttaATGACCCTTTATTCAGTCGAGGCAAGACGAGAAAATGTGCCTCAATCATTAAACGCTAATCAGTTCTTGTTTCACACTTTTGATGCTCGGTTTTGCTTTCAGAGTGCGACAAGTTTCCTGCAGTACCTGGACGTGTCGGTGGGAAAAGAGGTGGCAGCATTCAGCACAAAGACGGGCCGACTGGACGTAATGTGCCAGAACCCTCACAACGCCATCGTCCATCTGGGCCACCACAACGGCACGGTCACTCTCTGGTCCCCCAATCAGAAAGAGGCGCTTGTCAAGATGCTCTGTCACCAAGGTGGCGTTCGATCGGTTGCTGTGGACAAGACGGGCACGTGAgtcacattttagtcattttcacttactgcatttttatttgttttacattttaagcaGGTTTAGTTTATGGCTACCATAGAATTTACAAAGCAAATCCTAttagcagacataggcaactggtggccggTCGAATTTTGAgcagcccccaaaataaatccccaaaaattgtatttcaggaatataaagcccaacataatacacaaatacaaaaaaaatacacagaacacacaaatcgacagtgAATTACACAAAGTACACTAAAAATtcctaaaatacactaaatggcaacaaagacagacacaacaatcacttaaacaaacaaaatgactatgaaaatcACATTACACAATAtctccaaagacacaaactgtcaacaaaattacacaaaatgacaggaaaatagaaAAAGAGACCCCAAAAtggcacaaatcgacaacataaaggcagaaaatgatagaaaaatacataaaattacaacaagatcccataatgactaaaaactgactaAACAGAacgacaaagacaaaacccctTTCCCCCCTGCATTAAATCTCAGTTACGCTTAATATCCATTTCCTGAATATgcagcttttcttttcttttttttttttggtttgcagTGTTGAGTTTGCTGCTgcacttttatttcagtttgatAAAAGAAGAGTGACCTTTAATCTAGATAAGAGACACTCTAACCAACATGTTATGTGTACTCATGCTAAAGCCCAGCAGGTGGCGGTAAAGCTCACTATCAACATTGTTTGCCTCACTGTGTAAAGGATGGGAAACTACTTTGTATTGTTTACATGACACCACAGAACGACCTTTTTACCTGCTCATAACACAAGCAATAACTAAATCAGAGATAGTGAAACACATAACATGACGACAGTCTGTTTTAAATGCGCCacactttatttatgttttagttttgtaGGATTCTATGCAAAATCatatggaatcacaggagtgccaaaattaaaaggaaatgcatgtggaaatataaagcaaatcaataatacaaatttgtgctttttccattttgtctttgtcttttcctttttgacattgcttttacttcatgactctTAACTGTCGGTAAAAGCAATATCAAATCAATGACACAGCTGCTGTTCAGGGACTAAATTAAATGGTTTAGCTCACATGTGCTCTGTctgcatttcattttaaaaagcgAGACCATGACCTCTTGTGCATGCAATGTTATGTTCATGTCCTGCATGGAAATAgccaactcttccactccctcacagtcacaaggatgcATTTAAGTCCCAAAACATGGTACCAtttgattttccgtgaatctgtatcaggtagtaccaaagGTGTTTGGTCCTCCACTAAGGTTTTAAAGTCAGCCATTGTGGATATGTGTATGTAGTGCATTAGCTCCAGAGGTAGGGcagattttaattatttgtaaaACATAATTACTGCTGTACACTGATctccaaacaggtctgcagtgtaacctgttACACAAATTTTGTGTAACAggttgttcaatgttttacaacaaaataagatTGCAGCATTTATGGTGTGTGTTGtcagttattaaaaaaattagggATCGGCCAAAATCAGAATCGGAGAATGTCTCTTTGTTATTTATTCCtcgtaataataattaagagaATGTTTTTCTGCTGCCCATCATCAAAACAGAGACTCTGTTGTTCATACAAACAACATACAACATCCAGTGAGCCTCTGTAGGAATGATGTCACTTACAGGGACGGATAGATCTGATGCCTGGAGTTCTCTCTGCACATTGCATTTAAGCTCCGTGTTATTGGCTCCATTGGAACCAATAACCAAATGTTATCCTACatgttcttctttcttcttctttggaaGAGGAGGAAATCCTACTTTCCATGCGTGAacaatcaccaaattttgcacaaaggtccaaTCCCATTCATACAACGTAGAACTACCATGAAATTTgaaattttacctatcctgttgaggaataatacataataataataataactagaatatttgcattgcctgaagaaaatgcaagtgaggatgtagGTCCTGctttagcctagtattagctagcattaacattagcctagcaataacagtaacctagcattagcattaacttatcAATTTCCCAGCAATAGCAATATcttagcattgacctagcaataacattagctgAGCAATAgcgaaattcagaataagggcctggaggacggtaaattatcgcaaaaaagactggctggcaggtttttgattcggtatgagataaatttagaaccaggctttcaaaggaagtgtaactggcctttggtttaggatagattaggagagaggaatgataaatagctgctacaccacctccacggcctatgtctcgtggcatatgagtatttaaatgactgggaggagtggcttcatttaaactaacatattcatcttgatacagccatgtttcagttaaacagaataaatcaaagttattttctgagataaggtcatttactagtagagatttggatctcagtgatctaatatttaatagagcacatctaatggttttatgttttggtgtttctatatttgagattttaatttttttcagatttttataattgctagctcttttatttgattttatgttaaaataattgtgaaatttgggtcggggacaagacaccgtctccataaaataatattcaccaccatcacaacagttgtcatggcgatgaacacagctatcataatagcaatgggagggaaactgtcctaaggcaagcgcagaggggcgtggaggactccacctctgtaacatggtctcattcatgagatgtcacaTCGTTTGTGCCAGTATTTGTGAGTTCAAGTCTCAACTGATCTAAAATACACATTAGAATGCcacctttttttaatcttcccATACTCTACATGTTGCAACCTAACTGTGCTGCATTTGCAAAATGAACCACACCAAGCAAAATACATAACTGCCAGGCACCGTGTTTGCCGTTTTCACTCATCTTGATTATTTTGACAGATACATGGTGACGTCAGGCATGGACAAAAAGCTGAAGGTGTACGACATCCGAGCCTTCAAACCCTTTAAGTCCTACTTCCTCCCCGCTGGAGCTTCATGTTTGTCACTGAGTCAGAGGGGCCTTCTGTCTGCAGCCACCGGAGACGTTGTTCAGGTCTTCATCGCATTCACTCTGCACATTTAATACGTCTAGTGTCATATTCAGGCAGATCAGACCATTGCATCTATGAATTCATCGTTGAAACTACAACATTTGGGCTGTTTTGAATGCTTGATGGATCAAAGTTTATCTTTTAAGAACTTTTACCTTCTCATCCTTATCAAATTTTGCTTATTACACAATATATTTGTTATCTATACACCTGACATTAGCTACACCATAATCCAAGTCTAGCATGGAGACACGATACATTGTTGATTAAATTGACTAAAGCACAGCAGGAggaaagttttttattttattttattttatttttttctttgtctgattttattttcagaccattgaggtttttttgtgcatcacattttttttttttttatgtctccATCTTTTGCTCTTTTTGTAATCTTTCCCGTTTAGTAtatactaggggtgtgcattgccatgaatctcaCCATACGATATGATTCACAATttacatgtcacgatacaaatataccctgatactaaacaatgtgATATACATCacgattagggatgtaacgattaatcgtaaggcagttaaaaatcgattcataggtatcacggttcatatcgattttctgaaaattgaattgcagtactttttttaaacagcagagggctgttatatttatttatatttatccttctcttgtccaaatgctaaggcggtgggcggaatctactactttctttctggcggACTTCTACTCTTAATCaagttcataaatgattccttactcctttagcaccgaaagaatatctgtaatattacgtgaatatctgtaaaagtcacgtttttctattagctctgtctgctagcatagcatctcttcttcactgcacagaatagctgcatcccaaccgaccactgggttaccagcgccctctgctggtccaaacaaatatctgatgtaaatacagtgcagactgtttttttttttaaagtccagttgttaaggcacaaaatacattttcagttgcacttttaaaaagaaaaagaactattatgcagttttgcattgtttactatagaaccagaattaaaattaataggcttcttcttcatttgtattattcctttattttttatttttggttaaattgcattgttttgaatagttcatcaagggattcttttgacaatgaaaaataaaaggaaaatagtacagtattttctcgttttttttccccaaaaaaataaaggaatatttttcaatcatcatttgtctacagtcccattttgtaaaaaaaaacaattgtgagagaatcgtatcgtgaatcgaatcctatcgggagttgagtgaatcgttacatccctaatcgcGATATATGGCGATATCAgttattacaaatttcacctttacaactgcaaaatggtatgaaatacaatttatatatatattttttttttttttaaacttgcaagaacaaggaaatggtaactaactgtaattcaagtaccagtGTCAAAAAGAAGTGGTATgattatcaaactgtcaaattacattgcTCAAAAAAGTAGCTTTGCTTCtataacagattctgattctgttaaattattttaaataaaaactgacaccatacatctataaaagtgtcaaacagcatgttttatgaaaataaagtgcagtcAACTTCTAAGCTAAAATGTATTGAGgcgtgaggtagtttaacaaagtCTGATATGGTTCACTGACGCATAGGctgtgttcacactgcaggcaaaagtgacccaaatctgatttttttttttttgttttttttttttggggggggggggggttcaagtgaccaaatctgattttttttttttaaaaaaaactgatttaggCCTCTTTCATATGTGGTTTTGAATCAGATacagatctgattttttttcaatgcgacCTCAGTGTAAACAGTCAAGGAGGATTTAATGCGCATTTGATACGTTGACGTCACTTCATAGCAACAGTTGTAGGCAGCAGTGAGGGCTGCGctgcacaaaacaaagaaaagactGCTGTGCGCAGTGACGGCTTTCCTCTCACCATGGAGCAGACAGGGACTGAATTGAGACTTGATGCATCCACTGTTTAATCAattatttttctgcacaagaacggagattatccttatatttgatacaatgattatgtaaatagatccaatgTCTCATGCGTGCACcacacctgtgtttgacgtgcaaTTATTTCcctgtgcgctgatctgatgttgacattaacagttgtctgttaataaaagcaggcttaccactaaaacaagcgtaaatatgtcatttgtatgaggaaaaaaacgtCGGTTTTGGGTGAGGCACGaatataaatacttaatgtctgtcagacctgtaggtttcagttTTTCTCTATTAATTGagtgcggtgaaatattgcgatatttcactgAATTGATTTATTCGTACACCCTTAGTACATGCTAACTTCTCTTTTCTGTACTTGTGTGTCTTTAAGTATAATAGAGATTTGTAAATGTTAGTTTTTGTGAAATGTGCAGCAGCTCATGGGAAAATGAAGCAGGATGTGACATTGATAAGTTGAAATGTTTGTGGGTGTGCACTTTGAAAATTCCTTCATGCAATTTCAAAGATTTGCTTCTAAAGTTGTGGTGCAGATTTTAAACATGGAGCCTGGTTCACCCCTCCTGCAGGTATACAGGGACGTGTGGAGCACTCCAGTGAACAAACCCTACATGGCTCACAGAACTCGAGGAGCCGTCTGGGGTCTCCACTTCTGTCCCTTTGAGGATGTCCTTGGAATCGGCCACGGCGATGGATTTACCAGCATTCTTGTGCCAGGTCTCGTACCTTCATACATCGCTGTATGGGTTAAATTCATCAGATAATGGGTGTAGGGCcagtgattttgtgtaatcacagaaaaataattgaccttctgaaacagaaaaagcaatcaGACctgctttttttctctctttttttttttaaatctggccCGAACATGAGACGGAAATGTTTTAGgatttgtcaaactcaaggcccaggggccaaatccagccctttagtgcatttaatttggcccgcaggagaaagtaaaaatgacagagaaaatcactgtgtaaatgaaaccaacaatatttataggggctcacagtttttccagtcatttttcagtcatttttaatgttaaacagttaaaaaaaactcgAAATTCTTAcagaattttttcattttccttaAACTATGACATAATATTACCCTTCACTAAATAGAAATGGTTCacaatctaggaaatttaaagttaagatcctgttgggactgattttTGTTGCTTgctgcttggatatggtcagtttcttacatattttgtccacatagaagtgcaaactagaacacaattatttgttttcttgcatataatctgtggcccacttgagatcaagctgctccgtatttggcccctgaactaaaatgagtttgacacattcttttaggacaatatcacgCCTTTACACACTACTTTTCACCAGAAAGTGGGTAATCGAATGTCAAAGTGTGACAAACTGACAAATCTGTCCAATTCCACCCATGAATCCATGTTGTGGGAATCTCTGTTCGCTACATACAGTATAACCAATTTGTCTTGTGAtcgtgttatcctgtgactgaaaattaATGCAGAGCCtcatctgaagtgtttttaatgtgttgtgataaACAAGCAGTTCAGATTATTATTGCTGCATTGAAAGGCAGGTTTAGTTGTTgctgtattagctgaactggtgatcattttacctggtgacagGGCAAAGACATCTCCAAGCCGCAGCTGTGCgggattttgtgcaaaacgCGAGGGCGATTTGCCAGTTAGCGATAATTGTTTTAAGGCCTTATCACACATTTCAATGGTATTTTTCCCATTAAACGACTGGCTGGGGATCCAAAGGTGTTGCAAAAGGACATTGTAAAGttcttttatcataattttgaGTGATTTCAGAGTAACCATTCTGATTTTATAAAATGCTCTGACGCATCTAAAAttgataacagtagttgactgtATTAACACTATTTAGCATATATGGTAcgattttgggaagtttaatcGCCAGTAAAGTCACCTAAATAGGAAAATACTAAATGGAAACAAAACGGACAATATGTgtctacagtatatacagtatttgctatgtgtgtgttttctttccacGAGCGCTTCCCTATGCTTTCTTCCAGGACTTAATGGGTTAAAAGAAAACTTCCTTCTCAACATTCTCATCCTTCATTTACATCCACAGGTGCAGGTGAGCCTAACTTTGATGGTCTTGATGCAAATCCCTATCGCAGCACAAAGCAGAGGCAGGAATGGGAGGTCAAGGCCCTGCTGGAGAAGATCCAACCAGAACTCATTAGTCTCAACCCCACTGACTTGGGAGAAGTTGACCAAGTCAGCTTTAAGCAAAGACATCAAGAAAGGGTTGAAGCTCTGGTcagtttaaaagcatttttaggTTAATTTTACTGAAAATGTAAATTATGCAAACTATATATTTACaggatttacatgtttttttttctgttcctcACAGGGCTTTGACCCTCTTGAAAAGGAGAAGTTTGTCCCGAAGTATAAGAAAAAAGGTCGTAGCTCCGCTGGTGGCATCGAGAGACGCAAGAAGCAAGTGGCTCATGAGGACCAAAGGGTCAGTAGCACAGAATGTGACATAACGTTAGCTTTAATGCCAAGGTCACGGTTATTGTACTGGCTGACTCCTGACTTGTTACCCCTCAGGATGAAATACGGAAAACTGTGGAGGACaagatgaaaatggaaaaagagcaaaaggAGCGAGAGAAGAAAAAGGCTGCTCTATTCGTCAATAAATCAGCACTGGACAGATTTAAGAAATAGAAGAAATAAAGGAGTCTTTGTGCAGCTCTGTTCTGTGGGAGGGATCAGTGAACTCAACATAAAGGACATCTTTTCAACACATGACTGCTGCGGCTGCAGAATAGCTGCAGCAGACTCTGATGCCATCGGCAGATTGTGTCTCCCATCGCGATGGACAATAGTTGGGTTAATCAATGTTGAGTGCAGTAGCAGGACAGGACTATTGAATGTGTGATGCCTGAAGCATTTCCTGTGTTCATGCCATTAAGCTTGCGTGTGGTAATTTGTCCTTGTACaaaaacatcttttaaaataaaaatactctaaaaataaacaatgtagtCAAGCCTCTCTCAGTCCATCTCggctaaggcagtggttcccaatctttttgaCCCgtgtgtaccccctttg
This portion of the Gouania willdenowi chromosome 7, fGouWil2.1, whole genome shotgun sequence genome encodes:
- the wdr46 gene encoding WD repeat-containing protein 46, which translates into the protein MAAPGEAAVDDSHVGTQKRPPARYWQESEIEDKDGNKVQTEETSSEQSVQPKNQQKRKKRKREVEESDGKKMVVSGQEDPFPGPAPIPVNRLQKFKRKEKVKKPRGRKVRLRDMITRSEEASKMAQKQAARFDLLLPEDAGFLEGDEGEDTCTISQQDIADAVDITSGTKYFNLKLSQFGPYHVDYSKTGRHLLLGGRRGHVACIDWPSKELMCEINVMESVNDVKWLHSEDMFAVAQKKWLYIYDSNGIELHCIRKFNDVLRMTFLPYHFLLATASATSFLQYLDVSVGKEVAAFSTKTGRLDVMCQNPHNAIVHLGHHNGTVTLWSPNQKEALVKMLCHQGGVRSVAVDKTGTYMVTSGMDKKLKVYDIRAFKPFKSYFLPAGASCLSLSQRGLLSAATGDVVQVYRDVWSTPVNKPYMAHRTRGAVWGLHFCPFEDVLGIGHGDGFTSILVPGAGEPNFDGLDANPYRSTKQRQEWEVKALLEKIQPELISLNPTDLGEVDQVSFKQRHQERVEALGFDPLEKEKFVPKYKKKGRSSAGGIERRKKQVAHEDQRDEIRKTVEDKMKMEKEQKEREKKKAALFVNKSALDRFKK